A genomic region of Peptoniphilus sp. ING2-D1G contains the following coding sequences:
- a CDS encoding protein BioY (A number of bacterial genes are involved in bioconversion of pimelate into dethiobiotin. BioY is a component of the BioMNY transport system involved in biotin uptake in prokaryotes; High confidence in function and specificity) — translation MTTKTKSLTKTALFAALIAVGAFITIPMYPVPVTLQTFFVFMAGLLLTPAEAFSACFIYMALGLVGLPIFAGFSGGPQSIFVPSFGFIIGFCFSSALVAYLVRNIDPKDKIKIFMATMAGEILLYLIGLPYMYFALRAMGTNLNSLYAVLAAGLIPFIPGDLLKIIAAVIISPKVKNATM, via the coding sequence ATGACAACTAAAACAAAATCATTGACAAAAACTGCACTATTCGCAGCACTTATAGCAGTGGGCGCATTTATTACTATACCTATGTACCCCGTTCCCGTAACACTTCAAACATTTTTTGTATTTATGGCGGGTTTACTTTTAACACCTGCAGAAGCCTTTAGCGCATGCTTCATCTACATGGCGCTGGGTCTTGTCGGTTTGCCCATATTCGCCGGCTTTTCAGGAGGCCCTCAGTCAATTTTCGTTCCCAGCTTCGGATTTATAATAGGTTTTTGCTTTTCATCAGCATTGGTGGCTTACTTGGTCAGAAACATAGATCCAAAGGACAAAATTAAAATTTTTATGGCGACAATGGCAGGAGAAATATTACTCTACTTAATCGGATTGCCCTACATGTACTTCGCACTTCGTGCAATGGGCACAAATCTCAACTCTCTCTATGCCGTACTTGCAGCGGGACTTATCCCCTTTATTCCCGGAGACCTGTTGAAAATTATCGCAGCTGTAATCATATCACCAAAGGTAAAAAATGCCACAATGTAA
- a CDS encoding penicillin-binding protein 1A (PBP1a) (The active site serine is conserved in all members of this family; High confidence in function and specificity) translates to MNKTGKGRKKFIRFSSILKILLILVLIAIIIVGTYSGTSVLSVLKKAPRIDAENYRELINETSNVYDDEGNLIQTLVLNEFSQYVTLDKIPEDLKNAVIAVEDVRFYDHDAVDFRRLIGAMINNLKAGRIVEGGSTITMQLVKNLYTSSTKSYERKLTDIYYAFEMESKLSKDQILEAYLNTAGFSKGTVGVQAAAKSFFNKDVSQLSLAESALVAGITNRPEKYSPYNREYFTKEDDLSAFQVLLVPTTSGHINSEETLEISKELAEMGKIDNFDLKQIESNVVTPMKAIFNPNSKQRQELILRLMNEHGFITQEEYEKAVAEPLNISIGAREEKGLSSYFVDEVKDEAIEILKTMGFTDEEASIKLYTSGFQIYSSMNLELQKHMERTINNDKVFPKTTVDDKGIKQPQIGSVLLDPKTGQVKALIGGRGIAGSSNFNRATSPRSPGSSIKPISVYMTAFDNGATAADVYLDARLPKNIFPKIEIKNIGSYVGWTTIRNLIVRSSNVGSYLVARDIGADYDNPNNKNKYYSTAVDEEKAFRKIMENLENIGVTSLVWPEDNRAINDMNASALALGGMTYGISPLEMAGAYTPLANEGVYEKPTFVDKITNSAGEVLYENKHEGKKVISEQNAFILTNILEEVVSRGTGTNANFAKMSIAGKTGTTNDKKEAWFVGYTPYYVCSVFIGNDLHEPLPFMSSAAASLWREIMKPIHADLENKEFPMPEDGLYRKYSGGRYEYFVEGTKPHYINKYSFMKDNEEEEDKKKDDKKNDNSNNNNKKSSKSDKKSSSKSNTNNNEE, encoded by the coding sequence ATGAATAAAACCGGCAAAGGGCGAAAAAAATTTATAAGGTTCTCAAGTATCCTTAAAATTTTATTGATTTTAGTGTTGATAGCCATCATCATAGTGGGTACCTACAGCGGTACTTCCGTGCTTTCAGTGCTGAAAAAAGCGCCTCGAATAGACGCAGAAAATTATAGAGAATTAATAAATGAAACATCCAATGTCTACGACGACGAAGGCAATTTAATTCAAACCTTAGTATTAAATGAATTTTCACAATATGTAACCTTAGATAAAATACCCGAAGATTTAAAAAATGCTGTAATAGCGGTGGAAGACGTGAGATTTTACGACCATGATGCCGTGGATTTCAGAAGACTTATAGGAGCCATGATAAACAACTTAAAAGCGGGCAGAATAGTAGAAGGCGGCTCCACCATCACCATGCAACTGGTAAAAAACCTCTACACATCTTCAACTAAAAGCTACGAAAGAAAACTCACAGATATATACTACGCCTTTGAAATGGAATCCAAACTGTCAAAGGATCAGATTTTGGAAGCCTACTTAAACACGGCGGGATTTTCAAAGGGCACCGTAGGAGTACAGGCGGCGGCAAAATCCTTCTTCAACAAAGACGTATCACAGCTGAGCTTGGCAGAAAGCGCCTTAGTGGCGGGAATCACCAACAGACCCGAAAAATACTCTCCCTACAACAGAGAATACTTCACCAAAGAAGATGATTTAAGCGCCTTTCAAGTGTTGCTCGTACCCACCACCTCAGGACACATCAATTCCGAAGAAACACTTGAAATATCCAAAGAATTGGCGGAAATGGGCAAAATAGACAACTTCGATTTAAAACAAATCGAATCCAACGTAGTCACACCCATGAAAGCAATCTTCAACCCCAACTCCAAACAAAGACAGGAATTGATACTCAGGCTTATGAATGAACACGGCTTCATCACACAGGAAGAATATGAAAAAGCCGTGGCAGAACCTTTAAACATCAGCATTGGAGCAAGAGAAGAAAAAGGGCTCTCCTCATACTTTGTCGATGAAGTAAAGGACGAAGCCATAGAAATACTCAAAACCATGGGATTTACCGACGAAGAAGCCTCAATCAAACTCTACACCAGCGGATTTCAAATATACTCATCAATGAACTTGGAACTTCAAAAACACATGGAAAGAACCATAAACAACGACAAAGTATTTCCAAAAACAACCGTTGACGACAAGGGAATAAAACAACCACAAATAGGCTCGGTATTGTTGGACCCGAAGACAGGACAAGTAAAAGCTCTAATTGGAGGTCGTGGCATAGCCGGAAGTTCAAACTTCAACAGAGCCACATCGCCCCGTTCACCCGGATCAAGCATAAAGCCCATTTCAGTGTACATGACAGCCTTTGACAACGGTGCAACAGCAGCAGACGTCTACTTGGATGCACGACTGCCAAAGAACATATTCCCGAAAATAGAAATCAAAAACATCGGATCCTATGTGGGATGGACGACTATCAGAAACTTGATAGTGCGCTCCTCAAACGTCGGCTCATACCTGGTGGCAAGAGATATCGGGGCGGACTATGACAACCCCAACAACAAGAACAAATACTACTCCACGGCGGTAGATGAAGAAAAAGCCTTCAGAAAAATAATGGAAAACCTTGAAAACATAGGCGTAACATCACTGGTATGGCCCGAAGACAACAGAGCGATCAACGATATGAACGCCTCGGCACTGGCACTGGGCGGAATGACCTACGGAATATCACCGCTGGAAATGGCGGGAGCCTACACTCCTCTGGCAAACGAAGGAGTATATGAAAAACCCACCTTTGTCGACAAAATAACCAACTCCGCAGGAGAAGTACTATACGAAAACAAACACGAAGGCAAAAAAGTAATATCGGAACAAAACGCCTTCATACTGACAAATATATTGGAAGAAGTAGTCAGCAGAGGTACAGGAACAAATGCCAACTTCGCAAAAATGAGCATAGCAGGAAAAACAGGAACCACAAACGACAAAAAAGAAGCGTGGTTTGTCGGATACACACCCTACTACGTATGTTCCGTATTCATAGGCAACGACCTGCACGAACCCCTTCCCTTCATGTCAAGCGCGGCAGCATCCCTCTGGAGAGAAATAATGAAGCCCATACATGCAGACTTGGAAAACAAAGAATTCCCCATGCCCGAAGACGGACTTTATAGAAAATACAGCGGCGGAAGATATGAGTACTTCGTAGAAGGAACAAAACCTCACTACATCAATAAATACAGCTTTATGAAAGACAATGAAGAGGAAGAAGATAAGAAAAAAGACGATAAAAAGAACGACAATAGCAATAACAACAACAAAAAATCCTCTAAATCCGATAAAAAATCCTCATCAAAATCCAATACAAATAATAATGAAGAGTAA